From a region of the Hymenobacter jejuensis genome:
- the asnB gene encoding asparagine synthase (glutamine-hydrolyzing), giving the protein MCGITGVFAFTDAGRNTLASLHASTDAIVSRGPDSQGHFVYDRCGLGFRRLAILDLTADGNQPMTDESGRYTIVFNGEIFNFRELRQKLIKKGHHFHSQTDTEVILQLYISEGRSFIKKLNGFFGFAIYDKEEDSLFIARDRMGEKPLLVYRDENQLLFASEMKSLLALGIPRKLDYVSLSQYLQLNYIPGPATIFKGVKKLLPGHYLFIKGKKVVRKRWYKIPYDPKKVQKNKLTYEEQQKKLIDLLDDATARRLVADVPLGAFLSGGIDSSVIVALASRHTPHLNTFSIGYRDEPFFDETKYANLVADRYKTNHTVFSLTNQDLYDHIFDVLNYIDEPFADSSALAVYILSKRTREKVTVALSGDGADEMFAGYNKHMGEFQVRQGGFKAEAVTGLNLLWDVLPKSRNSFFGNKIRQFQRFSRGMLNGPKDRYWDWASFVSEKDSRNLLSPAARRKVGKKLAEKRRRDILENLHADGDLNEVLLTDMNLVLPYDMLTKVDLMSMANSLEVRPPFLDPKVVDFAFSLPVESKIDAKMKKRIVQDAFRPMLPEELYKRPKHGFEVPLLKWFRNELRPLITDDLLSDEFIEAQGLFSVDAIRALKTQLFSRNPGDIHARIWALIVFQWWWKKWMMNI; this is encoded by the coding sequence ATGTGTGGAATAACCGGAGTTTTTGCCTTTACGGACGCAGGCCGCAATACGCTGGCCTCTTTGCATGCATCCACGGATGCTATCGTGAGCCGAGGCCCTGATTCACAAGGGCATTTCGTGTACGATCGTTGCGGATTGGGCTTTCGCCGCCTAGCGATCCTTGACCTTACTGCCGACGGCAACCAGCCCATGACCGACGAGTCGGGGCGTTATACAATCGTGTTCAACGGCGAGATCTTCAACTTCCGTGAATTGCGGCAGAAGCTGATCAAGAAAGGGCATCACTTTCATTCTCAAACAGATACGGAAGTAATTCTGCAACTGTACATTAGCGAAGGCCGTAGCTTTATCAAGAAGCTGAACGGCTTTTTCGGCTTTGCCATTTACGACAAAGAGGAAGATTCGCTGTTCATTGCCCGCGACCGAATGGGGGAGAAGCCGCTGCTCGTCTACCGCGACGAAAACCAGCTGCTGTTTGCCTCCGAAATGAAATCGTTGCTGGCCTTGGGCATACCGCGCAAGCTCGATTACGTGTCGCTGAGCCAGTATTTGCAGCTTAATTATATTCCGGGGCCGGCTACTATTTTCAAAGGCGTCAAAAAGCTGTTGCCCGGCCACTACCTCTTTATAAAAGGCAAAAAGGTAGTGCGCAAGCGCTGGTACAAGATTCCATACGATCCGAAAAAAGTCCAGAAGAATAAGCTTACCTACGAAGAGCAGCAAAAGAAGCTGATCGACCTGCTCGACGATGCCACGGCCCGCCGCTTGGTGGCCGATGTGCCGCTGGGTGCCTTCCTGAGCGGGGGCATCGACTCGTCGGTAATCGTGGCGCTCGCCTCGCGCCATACGCCCCACCTGAACACGTTCAGCATTGGGTACCGCGACGAGCCGTTCTTCGACGAAACCAAGTACGCCAACCTGGTCGCGGATCGGTATAAGACCAACCACACGGTCTTCTCACTGACCAACCAGGATCTGTACGACCATATTTTCGATGTGCTCAACTACATCGACGAACCGTTCGCCGATTCTTCGGCGCTGGCTGTGTACATTCTCAGCAAGCGCACCCGCGAAAAGGTAACCGTTGCGCTCTCCGGCGACGGCGCCGACGAGATGTTTGCCGGCTACAACAAGCACATGGGCGAATTTCAGGTGCGGCAGGGCGGTTTCAAAGCCGAGGCAGTTACCGGCCTGAACCTGCTATGGGATGTATTACCAAAATCGCGTAACTCCTTCTTTGGCAATAAGATACGTCAATTTCAGCGGTTTTCGCGCGGCATGCTCAACGGCCCTAAGGACCGCTATTGGGACTGGGCTTCGTTCGTGAGCGAAAAAGATTCGCGTAATCTGCTGAGTCCGGCGGCACGCCGAAAAGTCGGTAAGAAACTAGCCGAGAAGCGCCGCCGCGATATTCTGGAGAATCTGCATGCCGATGGCGACCTGAATGAAGTGCTGCTCACCGACATGAACCTCGTGCTGCCCTACGACATGCTCACGAAGGTCGATCTGATGAGTATGGCCAACTCGCTAGAAGTTCGCCCGCCCTTCTTGGACCCTAAAGTGGTGGACTTTGCTTTTTCGCTGCCCGTCGAAAGCAAGATCGATGCGAAGATGAAGAAGCGAATTGTGCAGGATGCTTTTCGCCCCATGCTGCCCGAGGAGCTCTACAAGCGCCCCAAACACGGCTTTGAGGTGCCGCTGCTCAAGTGGTTCCGTAACGAGTTGCGGCCGCTTATCACCGATGACCTGCTCTCCGATGAGTTTATAGAAGCCCAAGGCTTATTCAGCGTCGATGCCATTAGAGCGCTCAAAACGCAGCTTTTTTCCCGAAATCCTGGTGATATTCATGCTCGAATTTGGGCACTCATAGTATTTCAGTGGTGGTGGAAGAAGTGGATGATGAATATCTAG